From the Acidobacteriota bacterium genome, one window contains:
- a CDS encoding aminotransferase class V-fold PLP-dependent enzyme: MNIEPLISPDAFVGLEGLIHLCTGGESPWMKNHQSVYADFARLKSLGYEGRGEVADRTEACRERVARLWNVPADRVAFLPSASEGMNWLARGLDWRAGDNVVTTGLEFPSVAYAWRSLEAGGVAVRRVPHCQWRVREEDLLAAVDDRTRVMAVSQVSFYTGQCLDLQRLAEGVSRRGVLLAVDATHASGVVEVPAGVTDLCVSSSYKWMLATHGVAPCYLSPRAENHTAATCFGWRNLVAWPRERMEVVSDVPVRPMPEKMEPGNPSLVSVMFLNNALKVLLSTGMARIQEHARQLSARIAAGLEGLGHTVITPGESSARSGNTCFLSDEAGSIQDHLRSRKILVWGELGRVRVSGHLYNGSRDVDRLLAALAEN, from the coding sequence ATGAACATCGAACCGCTCATTTCTCCGGACGCCTTCGTCGGCCTGGAAGGACTGATCCACCTCTGCACGGGCGGGGAGTCTCCCTGGATGAAGAACCACCAGTCGGTCTACGCCGATTTCGCCCGCTTGAAGAGTCTGGGGTACGAAGGCCGGGGGGAGGTGGCCGACCGGACCGAGGCCTGTCGGGAAAGAGTGGCCCGGTTATGGAACGTCCCTGCCGACCGGGTGGCCTTCCTGCCCTCGGCATCGGAGGGGATGAACTGGCTGGCCCGAGGCCTCGACTGGAGGGCCGGGGACAATGTCGTGACCACCGGCCTGGAGTTTCCCTCGGTGGCCTACGCCTGGAGGTCTCTGGAAGCAGGGGGCGTGGCCGTACGAAGAGTTCCCCATTGCCAGTGGAGGGTCAGGGAAGAGGACCTGCTGGCTGCCGTCGACGACCGCACCCGGGTGATGGCCGTGAGCCAGGTCAGTTTCTACACCGGTCAGTGCCTGGATTTGCAGCGCCTGGCGGAGGGTGTCTCCCGGCGGGGCGTTCTGCTGGCCGTGGACGCCACCCATGCCTCGGGCGTGGTGGAGGTTCCGGCGGGCGTGACCGACCTGTGCGTGAGCAGTTCCTACAAGTGGATGCTGGCCACCCACGGGGTGGCCCCCTGCTACCTGAGCCCCAGGGCCGAGAATCACACGGCCGCAACCTGCTTCGGCTGGCGCAACCTGGTGGCCTGGCCCCGGGAACGCATGGAAGTCGTTTCGGATGTACCGGTCCGTCCCATGCCGGAAAAGATGGAGCCCGGCAACCCCAGCCTGGTGTCGGTGATGTTCTTGAACAATGCCCTGAAGGTTCTGTTGAGCACCGGGATGGCCCGCATCCAGGAGCACGCCCGGCAGTTGTCGGCAAGGATCGCGGCCGGCCTGGAAGGGTTGGGACACACCGTCATCACACCCGGCGAGTCCTCGGCCCGTTCCGGAAACACTTGCTTCCTGTCTGACGAGGCCGGGTCGATTCAGGATCATCTCCGCAGCCGAAAAATTCTGGTTTGGGGGGAGTTGGGCCGAGTGCGGGTTTCCGGACACCTCTACAACGGCAGCCGGGACGTGGACCGCCTGCTAGCGGCATTGGCAGAGAATTGA
- a CDS encoding molybdopterin-binding protein, whose protein sequence is MQAGRIGLFVALLVLVSLGSSAWTVPAAASDEKVSRESLDYFIIVTGSELLQGVYADQHTQFIARTLGPLGYRCLGSMSIGDVQTDLYHALDFARRKAPLILTTGGLGPTSQDITRKVLSDYTAIALKEHPGALTDLKKRYGGAQGILRPVLRGQALAPAKGTYLPNPNGTAVGLVFDDSQRVIVALPGPPRELRPMVRNELVPYLSERFGLRKVGHSLTMRFAGIGQSSIDRVIRDHLKLPEELAVWSSFNSNRVDITFSFPGNTPQELERLRGLQGELLQHIGEYMYSDAGASLEDRIWHLLQQKGVSLVLGEIASGGAVSSSLLAGQGESTRFLGAYAAGSPQALSRLFGAKRDAGLAPSPERLASMLARQAAETKEGAWVLVVGPVGLDESGAAFVWITAGSVGSGFASRRINVRKGRRLRRDRLVTHALDLLRRELSKESGLAP, encoded by the coding sequence ATGCAAGCTGGCCGGATAGGGCTGTTTGTCGCTCTGCTTGTCCTGGTTTCCTTGGGAAGTTCCGCCTGGACCGTCCCCGCGGCCGCTTCGGACGAGAAGGTGAGCCGCGAGAGCCTGGACTACTTCATCATCGTGACCGGCAGCGAACTGCTCCAGGGTGTCTACGCCGATCAGCACACCCAGTTCATCGCGCGGACCCTGGGTCCCCTGGGATATCGCTGCCTGGGTTCGATGAGCATCGGAGACGTCCAGACGGACCTGTACCATGCCCTGGATTTCGCTCGCCGGAAGGCTCCCCTGATCCTGACCACCGGCGGTCTGGGTCCAACCAGTCAGGACATCACCCGCAAGGTGCTCTCCGACTACACCGCCATCGCCCTCAAGGAGCATCCCGGAGCCCTGACCGATCTCAAGAAGAGATACGGAGGGGCTCAGGGAATCTTGCGACCCGTTTTGCGCGGACAGGCGCTGGCCCCCGCCAAGGGGACCTACCTGCCCAATCCCAACGGAACCGCGGTAGGGCTGGTTTTCGACGACAGCCAACGCGTGATCGTGGCGCTGCCGGGGCCGCCGCGCGAGCTTCGACCCATGGTCAGGAACGAGCTGGTGCCCTATCTTTCGGAGCGTTTCGGGCTGCGCAAGGTGGGCCATTCTCTCACCATGCGGTTTGCGGGGATCGGCCAGTCCAGCATCGACCGGGTGATTCGAGACCATTTGAAGCTGCCGGAGGAACTGGCAGTCTGGTCTTCCTTCAACTCCAACCGCGTCGATATCACCTTCTCCTTCCCGGGCAACACACCTCAGGAACTGGAGCGTCTGAGAGGTCTTCAGGGCGAGCTCCTCCAGCATATCGGTGAGTACATGTATTCCGACGCCGGTGCTTCGCTGGAGGATCGAATCTGGCACCTGCTTCAGCAGAAGGGTGTTTCCCTGGTGCTGGGCGAAATTGCCAGCGGGGGAGCGGTTTCTTCCAGTCTGCTGGCGGGGCAGGGAGAATCGACCCGTTTCCTTGGCGCCTATGCGGCCGGGAGCCCTCAGGCCTTGAGCCGGCTGTTTGGCGCCAAGCGGGATGCGGGCCTGGCTCCGTCACCTGAACGTCTCGCCAGCATGCTGGCCAGACAGGCGGCGGAAACGAAAGAGGGAGCCTGGGTGCTGGTCGTGGGTCCGGTGGGTCTGGACGAGAGCGGGGCGGCATTCGTTTGGATAACTGCCGGGTCGGTCGGGAGCGGCTTCGCCTCCCGCAGGATCAACGTGAGAAAGGGCCGCCGGCTCCGCAGGGATCGACTGGTGACCCATGCCCTGGACCTGCTCAGGCGGGAGTTGTCCAAAGAATCAGGACTTGCGCCATGA
- a CDS encoding TlpA disulfide reductase family protein → MNRSSLKLGVAGIILLASVFAYYHFEVVPRIRAGRLAGSYTDPASRPEVNGFRFETRRGVEGIGDYSGRVVVVDVWASWCPPCVEGIPRLAALAERFRDAPFDLVGLSVDRGGWEDLDPFLERYPEINYEVAVPHSLPTFHLYALVDLNPLGDVAVLPTFFVIDARGRLAGKFVGSDTLPEVSALVGRLLEEISDV, encoded by the coding sequence ATGAATCGATCGTCGCTGAAGCTGGGAGTGGCTGGAATCATCCTGCTGGCCTCGGTTTTTGCCTACTACCACTTTGAGGTGGTGCCTCGGATCCGGGCCGGCCGGCTGGCTGGGAGTTATACAGACCCGGCCTCCCGTCCCGAGGTCAACGGGTTTCGCTTTGAAACCCGGCGCGGAGTCGAGGGAATCGGGGACTATTCCGGCCGGGTGGTGGTGGTGGACGTCTGGGCCAGTTGGTGTCCGCCTTGCGTGGAGGGCATCCCGCGCTTGGCGGCACTGGCAGAGAGATTCAGGGACGCACCCTTCGACCTGGTGGGCCTGAGCGTGGACCGCGGCGGCTGGGAAGATCTCGATCCCTTTCTGGAGAGGTATCCCGAGATCAACTACGAGGTGGCCGTCCCTCATTCCCTTCCCACTTTTCACCTCTATGCGCTGGTCGACCTGAATCCGTTGGGAGATGTGGCCGTCCTGCCCACCTTTTTCGTCATCGATGCCCGGGGCAGGCTGGCTGGAAAGTTCGTGGGATCGGACACCCTCCCTGAGGTTTCCGCCCTGGTTGGCCGGTTACTGGAGGAGATCTCCGATGTCTGA
- the queF gene encoding preQ(1) synthase has product MSEYTPDHAESGIDAALPKLEVWPNQFRDYEITIQVPEYTSICPKTNLPDFGTITLCYVPDQVCLELKAFKGYILGYRSLGIFYENAVNRILRDVVEACQPVRALVRGEFNVRGGMKSIIEARHPQGR; this is encoded by the coding sequence ATGTCTGAATACACCCCTGATCATGCCGAGTCCGGGATCGATGCAGCGCTTCCAAAGCTGGAGGTGTGGCCCAACCAGTTTCGAGACTACGAAATTACCATCCAGGTGCCGGAATATACTTCCATTTGCCCCAAGACCAACCTTCCGGATTTCGGCACGATCACCCTGTGTTACGTGCCGGACCAGGTCTGCCTGGAGCTCAAGGCGTTCAAGGGATACATCCTCGGGTACCGCTCCCTGGGCATCTTTTACGAGAATGCCGTGAATCGCATCCTGCGGGATGTGGTTGAGGCCTGTCAGCCGGTCCGAGCACTGGTTCGAGGTGAATTCAATGTGCGCGGCGGCATGAAGAGCATCATCGAGGCCCGTCATCCCCAAGGGCGGTGA
- a CDS encoding ferredoxin family protein: MTYIITEPCIGTKDTACVDVCPVDCIHPKSDEDGFEEAEQLYIDPDECIDCGACVPACPVEAIFAEEDLPDQWNEYLEINANWYQK; encoded by the coding sequence ATGACCTACATCATTACCGAGCCCTGCATTGGAACCAAGGACACTGCCTGTGTGGATGTCTGTCCGGTCGATTGCATTCATCCCAAGTCCGACGAAGATGGATTCGAGGAGGCCGAGCAGCTCTATATCGATCCGGACGAATGCATCGACTGTGGGGCCTGTGTTCCCGCCTGTCCGGTGGAAGCCATTTTCGCCGAAGAGGACCTTCCGGATCAGTGGAATGAATACCTCGAAATCAACGCCAACTGGTACCAGAAGTGA
- a CDS encoding ferredoxin family protein yields MAYVIAEPCIGTKDTACVDVCPVDCIHPKSDEDEFEGAEQLYIDPDECIDCNACVPACPVEAIFAEDDLPDEWSHYLEINANWYQK; encoded by the coding sequence ATGGCTTACGTGATTGCCGAGCCCTGTATCGGAACCAAGGATACAGCCTGTGTGGATGTCTGTCCCGTGGATTGTATTCACCCCAAGTCCGACGAGGATGAGTTTGAAGGTGCCGAGCAGTTATACATCGATCCGGACGAGTGTATCGACTGCAACGCCTGCGTCCCTGCCTGTCCGGTGGAGGCTATTTTCGCCGAAGACGACCTTCCCGACGAGTGGTCCCACTACCTGGAGATCAACGCCAACTGGTACCAGAAGTAA
- a CDS encoding cysteine synthase family protein — protein sequence MADRSPSLSITDTIGNTPLVELRRTVPILGLQGRLLAKLEYFNPGFSKKDRVALEMIREARRDGSLRPGQTVVELTSGNTGTGLAIVCRALEHPFVAVMSRGNTPERARMMRALGAEVVLVDQAPGSPPNQVSGEDLALVEQRTGQLVRERRAFRANQFDLISNALAHERFTGPELWEQSGGCVDVFLDFVGSGGSFSGVTRYLRRQNPTIRAYIVEPAGAAVLAGKPVERSNHQLQGGGYSLPDLPLVDRSLVSGYLQVTDEDAMAAARLLAAEEGIFGGFSSGANLAAAIQLLQKEEQGATIAFLVCDSGLKYLSTPLHPDLETR from the coding sequence ATGGCGGATCGTTCACCCAGCCTATCCATTACCGACACCATTGGCAATACGCCCCTGGTCGAGCTCAGGCGCACAGTTCCCATCCTGGGACTTCAGGGACGCCTGCTGGCCAAGCTGGAATACTTCAACCCGGGATTCAGCAAGAAGGATCGGGTTGCGCTGGAGATGATTCGAGAGGCTCGGCGGGACGGCTCGCTTCGTCCGGGCCAGACGGTGGTGGAGCTCACCAGCGGGAACACCGGCACCGGCCTGGCCATCGTGTGCCGGGCGCTGGAACATCCCTTCGTTGCGGTCATGTCGCGTGGCAATACCCCCGAGAGAGCGCGCATGATGCGGGCCTTGGGCGCGGAGGTGGTGTTGGTGGACCAGGCGCCGGGATCTCCTCCCAACCAGGTCTCCGGAGAGGATCTGGCCCTGGTGGAACAGAGGACCGGCCAACTGGTCCGGGAGCGCCGGGCTTTTCGAGCCAACCAGTTCGATCTGATCTCCAACGCGCTGGCTCACGAACGCTTCACGGGTCCCGAACTGTGGGAGCAGTCCGGCGGCTGCGTCGACGTGTTCCTGGATTTCGTAGGATCGGGCGGAAGCTTCAGCGGTGTGACCCGCTACCTGAGAAGGCAGAATCCCACCATTCGCGCCTACATCGTGGAGCCTGCCGGAGCCGCGGTGCTGGCCGGGAAGCCGGTCGAGCGTTCCAACCACCAGCTTCAGGGTGGCGGGTACAGTCTTCCCGATCTCCCGCTGGTGGATCGGAGCCTGGTGAGCGGCTACCTTCAGGTTACCGATGAGGATGCGATGGCAGCCGCCAGGCTGCTGGCTGCAGAGGAGGGGATATTCGGCGGTTTTTCGTCAGGGGCCAATCTGGCCGCGGCCATTCAACTGCTGCAAAAGGAAGAGCAGGGGGCCACCATCGCTTTCCTGGTCTGCGACAGTGGCCTGAAATACCTGAGCACTCCCCTTCACCCCGACCTGGAGACCCGCTAG
- a CDS encoding aldo/keto reductase: MKRRTFVAGLIGGTLAGMGRRSARAGSGEVKPGDIPKRVFGKTGEKLTVVGQAGGRFPLISDREAIAVTRRAVDLGINYFDTAHSYWNGHSEEIYGEVLPQFRRQVFITTKSVKRTRREAEAELHLSLKRLRTDYVDLWQVHSVSELDEIDRILGPGGAMEAFEAAKKAGKCRFIGFTGHRDPHVHVAMLKAYPGFDTILMPLHIADPAYLSFENHVLPLAIEQNLGIQGMKNFANAKLLQSFSAAECLNYVLSLPIHCTTVGCTTLGQLEDDVRIARKFSPYSPEQMASLRRRAQGIKGPGLEDWKRDVEVRAGMVRRPPYLGG; encoded by the coding sequence ATGAAGCGCAGAACCTTTGTGGCAGGTCTGATCGGGGGGACCCTGGCGGGGATGGGGAGGCGGTCGGCCCGGGCCGGGTCCGGCGAGGTGAAACCCGGTGATATTCCCAAGCGGGTCTTCGGCAAGACCGGGGAGAAGCTGACGGTGGTCGGGCAGGCGGGGGGACGCTTCCCCCTGATCAGCGACCGGGAAGCCATCGCCGTGACCCGGCGAGCCGTGGACCTGGGAATCAACTATTTCGATACCGCCCACAGCTACTGGAACGGCCATTCGGAGGAAATCTACGGGGAGGTGCTGCCGCAATTTCGCCGGCAGGTCTTCATCACCACCAAGTCGGTGAAGCGGACTCGCCGAGAAGCCGAAGCCGAACTGCACCTTTCCTTGAAGCGTCTCCGCACCGACTACGTGGATCTGTGGCAGGTTCACTCGGTGTCGGAACTGGACGAGATCGACCGAATTCTGGGCCCGGGCGGGGCCATGGAGGCTTTCGAAGCCGCCAAGAAGGCTGGGAAGTGCCGCTTCATCGGCTTCACCGGGCACCGTGACCCGCATGTCCACGTGGCCATGCTCAAGGCCTATCCAGGATTCGACACCATCCTGATGCCGCTGCACATCGCCGATCCCGCCTATCTCAGCTTCGAGAATCACGTTCTGCCCCTGGCCATCGAGCAGAATCTGGGCATCCAGGGGATGAAGAATTTCGCCAACGCCAAGCTGCTGCAGTCTTTCAGCGCAGCGGAGTGCCTCAACTACGTCCTGAGCCTTCCGATCCACTGCACTACGGTGGGCTGCACCACGCTGGGCCAGTTGGAGGACGACGTGCGCATTGCCCGGAAATTCAGCCCCTATTCGCCTGAACAGATGGCATCCCTGCGCCGCCGGGCCCAGGGCATCAAAGGGCCGGGCCTGGAGGACTGGAAGAGGGACGTGGAGGTTCGGGCTGGAATGGTCCGGCGTCCGCCCTACCTGGGGGGGTGA
- a CDS encoding GNAT family N-acetyltransferase, with product MAETLDIHPASPEERLQCYENVYEFWPMASSLEEHLRLRLASPKHQRAHWYAGCLRGRVVASLGCFPLNFHIDGREVAGFSIGSVHTRPEYRRRGFAAAVMDWAERDRMKQGDRLSSLYSDIDPDYYAKQGYLRCPSWNAWAATDPVSPGAGEHNWDLQQFSASRTLSELQEIYRAYYGAYPLAVARPLNYWKYTLLKQPGDEFYWLKDPESQTQGYVRVTEMGGAWQISDFAVRRERSDSLRLLFSLAIDLAKRKGRTGVGGWLPDEPAIRSLFDLQPRTQSVTMVKSLDTGLKIEERHLKTADRICRIDHV from the coding sequence ATGGCCGAAACACTCGACATCCACCCCGCTTCTCCCGAGGAGCGGTTGCAGTGCTATGAGAACGTCTACGAGTTCTGGCCCATGGCTTCCTCGCTGGAAGAGCATCTTCGACTCCGATTGGCTTCTCCCAAACACCAGCGGGCTCACTGGTACGCCGGGTGTCTCCGCGGAAGGGTAGTGGCTTCGCTGGGCTGCTTCCCCTTGAACTTTCACATCGACGGCCGGGAGGTGGCGGGCTTTTCCATCGGATCGGTTCACACCCGACCCGAATATCGGCGGCGGGGCTTTGCAGCCGCCGTGATGGATTGGGCCGAGCGGGACCGGATGAAGCAAGGAGATCGACTCAGCTCCCTCTACTCCGACATCGATCCGGATTACTACGCCAAACAGGGCTACCTGCGCTGCCCTTCCTGGAACGCCTGGGCGGCGACCGATCCGGTTTCCCCGGGAGCCGGGGAGCACAACTGGGACCTACAGCAATTCTCAGCCTCCCGGACGCTATCCGAGCTGCAGGAAATCTACCGCGCCTATTACGGAGCTTACCCTCTGGCCGTGGCGCGCCCGCTCAACTACTGGAAATACACCTTGCTGAAGCAACCCGGGGATGAATTCTATTGGCTGAAAGACCCGGAGTCGCAGACGCAGGGATACGTGCGGGTCACCGAGATGGGTGGGGCCTGGCAAATCAGTGACTTCGCGGTCAGACGGGAACGGTCCGACTCCCTCCGCCTGCTGTTCAGTCTGGCCATCGACTTGGCTAAACGCAAGGGAAGGACCGGGGTTGGAGGCTGGCTGCCGGACGAGCCCGCCATCCGGTCCCTGTTTGACCTTCAACCCCGAACCCAATCCGTCACCATGGTCAAATCCCTGGACACCGGCTTGAAGATCGAGGAGAGGCACTTGAAGACCGCCGACCGAATCTGCAGGATCGACCACGTCTGA